In Sphaerospermopsis torques-reginae ITEP-024, the genomic window AGCAGTACGAATTAATACTAATGCAACAACAGACACAAATACTGAGTACAACCTCAGAAGTTGTAAGAGAATATCCACGAACTTGCATCTCAATAGGCCTATTTAGCTGGTATAGTCAAGGAAAAATTAAATGGTAAAACGTTTTGTTTCTCCTGGGAATTTAAAGCCCAACCTTTATTAGTCCACAAAATTTTTCCAGAGAAATTATAAGTACCAGGAGCCAGAGGCTTTTCTTTTTGGGGTGGGTAATTAATAGGGAATTTGCGGCTACTTTCTGCTACTATAGAATTAGGATCATTTACTTTGCTCACAATTTCCTTATTTCCTTGTTTCAAACTCCATTCAACACTAGCACGAGTTGAACCTGTACCAGTGTTTTTTACACTCAGCAATATTTGTCTTGCTTTAGGATCATAGCTAACTCCTGTCACCTGAATATCAGGAGCAACCTGGCCTTGACGAGCATAAACAGTTGCGCCAATTCTGGTAACAAGAGCTAATTGGGAAGCAGTTACATTCTGAGGTACATTAGGATTATTAGGAGATTCAGTTAAAGATTGAACATAAACAACCGCTCGATACTCTTTATTAGTAATATTTCCAGGAATCCGAGTCACTAAACGCACTTGTCTAGATTGTCCGGGTCCTACTGTTAATTCACGGGGCGAAAATACAAGATAAGGAGTCAGATCCGCTTTACTGTTAGGCTCTAGACGTAAACCTAGATCGGTGTAAGAAAAAGGTTCAGCATAAAGTCGAGCGCGAATAGGGTTAGTATTACTCATATTTCTCACAGTAAATGTCCCTTCTGCCTGACCGCGTTCGGTATCTAA contains:
- a CDS encoding P pilus assembly protein, chaperone PapD, with the protein product MYTIHRSVLKNILNFAICAATGGSLIGIPLVLFNQTAQGQSLNLIPGIVELDTERGQAEGTFTVRNMSNTNPIRARLYAEPFSYTDLGLRLEPNSKADLTPYLVFSPRELTVGPGQSRQVRLVTRIPGNITNKEYRAVVYVQSLTESPNNPNVPQNVTASQLALVTRIGATVYARQGQVAPDIQVTGVSYDPKARQILLSVKNTGTGSTRASVEWSLKQGNKEIVSKVNDPNSIVAESSRKFPINYPPQKEKPLAPGTYNFSGKILWTNKGWALNSQEKQNVLPFNFSLTIPAK